Proteins from a genomic interval of Panthera uncia isolate 11264 chromosome C1 unlocalized genomic scaffold, Puncia_PCG_1.0 HiC_scaffold_4, whole genome shotgun sequence:
- the CC1H1orf56 gene encoding protein MENT: MVPAAGALFWALLLSLGPRAAGAQGLTSTESQRVSFRSGVPMSRNYRTTPRTGAPKKMRVTMEDEDDLVARADRLAGPAAAELLASTVATGVRKSIVSSPEEDESLEEGVVINARKSNVSGEALRATSNTARMPNPRFKANTQEPEIRMSSSDQRANTWMSTEDLVHPDSTMSQWSTAGSTPRPWPHPSPTAMPPAEDLRLVLMPWGPWHCHCRSGTMSRSRAGRLQGLSGRLRVGALSQLRTEHRPCTYQQCPCNRLREECPLDTGLCPDTSCTTQTTTTTTTTTTTTTPIPPLSSRLRPTPFLFFGPSPSPSPSPALAFWRRVRMGLEDIWNSLSSVFTEMQPLERNRR; the protein is encoded by the exons ATGGTCCCCGCCGCCGGCGCGCTGTTCTGGGCCCTGCTGCTGAGTCTGGGGCCCCGGGCGGCGGGGGCCCAAGGCCTGACTTCCACCGAGTCGCAGCGGGTAAGTTTCCGCTCCGGGGTCCCGATGTCCCGCAACTACCGGACCACCCCCCGGACCGGCGCTCCCAAGAAGATGAGGGTAACAATGGAGGACGAGGATGACCTCGTGGCCCGTGCCGACCGCCTGGCAGGCCCGGCCGCGGCCGAGCTCTTGGCCTCCACGGTGGCCACAGGCGTCAGAAAGTCAATTGTGTCATCGCCGGAGGAAGATGAGTCTTTGGAAGAGGGGGTTGTGATCAACGCCAGAAAGAGTAACGTGAGCGGAGAGGCTCTCCGAGCGACTTCCAATACGGCGAGGATGCCCAACCCAAGGTTTAAAGCAAATACCCAGGAGCCCGAGatcaggatgtcttcttcagaCCAGCGGGCCAACACGTGGATGTCCACTGAGGACTTGGTTCACCCCGACAGTACCATGAGCCAGTGGTCAACAGCAGGGTCCACCCCGAGACCGTGGCCACACCCTTCACCAACAGCCATGCCGCCAGCGGAGGACCTGCGGCTGGTTCTCATGCCCTGGGGCCCATGGCACTGCCACTGCAGGTCAGGCACCATGAGCCGGTCCAGGGCAGGCAGGCTGCAAGGCCTTTCCGGGCGCCTTCGAGTTGGAGCACTGAGCCAACTCCGCACAGAGCACCGGCCTTGTACCTACCAGCAGTGTCCCTGCAACCGACTTAGGGAGGAGTGCCCTCTGGACACCGGTCTCTGCCCTGACACCAGCTGCACCACTCagaccactaccaccaccaccactaccaccaccactaccactccCATACCGCCCCTCAGCTCTAGACTCAGAcccacccccttcctcttctttggccccagccccagccccagccccagtccaGCCCTTGCTTTTTGGAGACGAGTCCGGATGGGGCTGGAGGATATTTGGAACAGTCTGTCTTCAGTGTTCACAGAGATGCAACCA CTAGAGAGAAACCGCAGGTAA